The following are encoded together in the Phaseolus vulgaris cultivar G19833 chromosome 9, P. vulgaris v2.0, whole genome shotgun sequence genome:
- the LOC137820878 gene encoding protein NEGATIVE GRAVITROPIC RESPONSE OF ROOTS-like, translating into MKFLSWMQNKIGGKQDNRKPDTYTYDGKQEGREEFSDWPDGLLAIGTFGNNNEAKEKATEDPSSSEQIPDFTPEEIGKLQKELTKLLRQKPKVEKEIAHLPLDRFLNCPSSLEVDRRISNVLCNDEEEQKQEREEEEEEEEEEEEKQETEEDIEKTLSVILGKFKEICAKNSKKAIGKKSISFLLKKMFVCRSGFAPPPSLRDTLQLQESRMEKLLRTILQKKIKSQHCSRAVSLKKRLEDRQKMPMEEEEEAEDKADAETDDGCKWVKTDSEYIVLEI; encoded by the exons TTCCTCAGCTGGATGCAAAATAAAATTGGTGGAAAACAAGATAACAGAAAACCAGACACTTATACTT ATGATGGAAAACAAGAGGGAAGAGAAGAATTTAGCGATTGGCCTGATGGGTTGCTAGCAATTGGTACATTTGGAAATAACaatgaagcaaaagagaagGCTACAGAGGATCCATCCTCCTCTGAGCAAATACCTGACTTCACTCCTGAAGAAATCGGGAAGCTACAAAAAGAGCTCACTAAACTGTTGAGACAAAAACCCAAAGTGGAGAAAGAAATCGCCCACCTTCCTCTCGACAGATTCCTCAATTGCCCATCAAGCTTGGAGGTTGATCGGAGAATCAGCAACGTACTTTGCaatgatgaagaagaacaaaaacaagaacgagaagaagaagaagaagaagaagaagaagaagaagaaaaacaagaaacagAAGAAGACATTGAGAAGACACTCAGTGTCATACTTGGTAAATTCAAAGAGATTTGTGCAAAGAACAGTAAGAAAGCAATTGGGAAGAAATCAATTTCGTTTTTGCTGAAGAAGATGTTCGTTTGTAGAAGTGGATTTGCCCCACCACCCAGCCTCAGAGATACCCTTCAGCTACAGGAGTCAAGAATGGAGAAG CTTTTGAGGACGATTCTTCAGAAGAAAATAAAGTCCCAGCATTGTTCTCGGGCAGTGTCTCTGAAGAAGCGGCTGGAGGACAGGCAGAAGATGCCgatggaggaggaggaggaagcaGAGGACAAAGCTGATGCTGAAACTGATGATGGCTGTAAATGGGTGAAGACTGATTCTGAAT ATATTGTTTTAGAGATTTAA